The window TAATAAACGTGGACTTGGAGAAATTGAAGAAATATTTAACAAAAGGACTCAGAGCTCAAACAAAGTTAAGGCTAACACTTCATATGCTGCAAATGCTGTTTTTCTAAACAAAAGATTCAAAGAGATGACACACCCACCATATTCTCCAGATCTGGCTACGTGTGTCTACTACCTGTTCCCCATTCTAAAGGGCTACTTCTGTGGTAAAGACTGTGCCAATGATGAAGACGTCAAGTCATCTGCAGAAGTGCTTGCATAAGCAGCTTTTATTTGAGTGgcacagtagtactagggtgttgtaccgtgttagccattatgaatttgAGTGGCACGGAAAAGCTTTGTGTTCAAAACAtagcaggatctgatcagtaatattttaaaataagttcatgaagcacagagaatttattaatttaggtatgtgtacaagccttaaattttacgccgtttggcttgccctctctcttaggggtggggatcaatctgttcttaactcaatttttctttttgtaaaaacttgattgctttgtatggattgcaattaaataaaaaaattaaaaaaaaaaagctttgcgTACTTTAAAACAGGTCTATTAGTGCTCACACTGATAAgaccaaaaattaaaacataattggTTTTACTGACGTTTCTCGTAATAGGTTATGCTTGAAATGCTCATCCCTTatatttacagaaagttttcttctTAACCTCCAGAATGTTTAGGGTAGTCCAATAATACACACATTAGGAATATCAGATCCAAATCCCCAGTAAACTCTGTGTAATattgaaaaatacaataatagtGGAACGTTCAAGGTAATAACTacagataaaaacaaacacacatacatattacaACATAAAGGGTGGAACAGGAACTGCCAGAATACTGTTAGGATAAAATGAGGAAACAAGACATGTGTCAAGTGCCACAGCATGAACAAATTCTATTGTAGTAACATCaagtgtacaaagtacagtgaaaatttaaaatacagaccttcattttatttaagagaAAACAGAAGGAAAGAGTTTTTCTGGACGAGTATCTTTTGGTGTGATGCGAGTCTAAAATGACTACCAAGTGTTATGATTTAATGTTTGTACAATTTTAAGTATTCAAAAGCTGCAAATGTCAGTGTTATTTCTAGAGATGCAATGTTCAAAATGAATCTTAAATCTGACACATAAAACATGAGGCAATAGAAACTAGGTgacaatgtcaaaataaaatcTTCTGTAAAATGTCTCGTATTCCCAGTTCACTTGAATACTTCTGCACAAGAGTATATGCAGATGCAAAAAAGTTTATATGTAGAGTAGTCTTCATAACCAATTAAACAGTAAATCACAATGACATCCTATTGATTATATTTGTCCTACATTAAACACCTTCTGTATTTGCACTAAGAGATTCCTAAAGAAAGGCCCCTGTCAAAAACACAGAAAGACCTGACATAAGTTTTCATAGTTAAAATAATCTGACCCCAAACAGTTCATCACTATTGCAAAACAAATATTAAGAAACATTTAATTGAAGCGTACGCTATAAATACGTAAATTTCACAAAAGCCTAACTACTCCTTTTCGTCAGCAGTTAATTAGTGgtcaagagaaaataaaaacgcTGTTTCAGACTCCTTAAATAGTAGTCACTTCTCCTTTGACCCCACACTGTCACCCACGCCTGCTCTACCCCTTCTCTTATTGGGCAGTACATTTCCATCCAGGCAATATGATTGGTTGGCGACGGCGCTCCCTACAGAAACTACCAAGAACGAGTTGTCAAAATGCCAGTTCAAGTTAATATATACAAAGTGCGCTGCCGAGGAGAGAAGAAAATGCGCTagatttgtaaatgtattttggaATGGGATTGATTCAATACCTGGTATCACACTGTTaatcaataaaagaaaactgcaCTTCGTTTATTACACATACATTTCCAACCATCCAGTTTAAGCCGCTTTTTCCAGAGTGTTGCAAACGTAAGGATTCGGGGTGTATGCCAGTTCTGTTTGTAAATCTTAACTTCGCAAGGTAAATGTACAAAAGCAGAGCAGTTTAGAGTTAACAATGGGTCATTAAAGAGAAATTCAATGAGAGACGAATAGAACATTCTTACATCTACACTGACTAAAATGCAAACCGAATGAGGATCAAATAATAAGGCGTTATGCCAGGAGGACGCATCTTCTAAATTAAAAATCTCCTACCTGTAGATGCCCTGTCTGACTGGGGCTTTAGGCGTGTATGTAATCGATCTTTTCAGAACCGACATCTTCGCGAGAAGTACTGTAAATCCCACTGAGCGCACTGTCACCCAAAGTTTCACAAGAATAACCTTTGCACCAGAGGCTTGGCGCCTGGTTGGGAAGCTAGACTATCGATCTGTTTAAGCAATGCTGAACTTAACGACTTATTATTTGTCCTAAAGATCCAGAAATATATTCGGATTTGCTGCGTTAAGAAATCACGTGCATACTAACGCAACGaaataaaaatactatttgtttaccaaacaaaaaaagagaaataaatgcaCGTGGGTTTTCTGAAAAACTTCACTAAAAAGATTTACCAGACTACCTGTACGGTCCAATGGCAGCAGGAGCCTTGGTCGAGCTGATTATACGTCTCACGAGGGCAGACATAATTCGTTGCGAAGCACAGAACAGCCGTGTACAAGTAACGCAGCGCAAGCAATTCACATTTATGCCGTCTCACGCCCCTTTAGCGCCAACAACTTATCACAAAGCATTTCGGGAAATGTAGTTTACGTTTGAACGACAAAAGTGTCACTCTCTATATAATTGTGCATCCATTTTATATTGAATTAATTTCAGTTATATTTATGGCTGTGGTACGCTCTGGATATAGTTGGTATAAGTAACGTTAGACGTGAACTGTTTGTCTTACACTGTCACCAATCGAAGTACAGAATATACAgtgtacgatagatagatagatagatagatagatagatagatagatagatagatagatagatagatagatagatagatagatagatagatactcaaactatggtctgaacacacaccaaaatgaagaattaatgagaattaaaaagaaaagaaacttccAAGGCTGTTGGTATTAAAAAAAGTCccatgatttgttggctgaaagtactcagtgtcagtgtatcagagaaaggatgtgcagaattgttcataatgacactcagttttgttttaattctctcctttactaCGACATCCAGAGGGTCCAGAatgcgtcccataactgagcctgccctttaaattagcttgttgttTCGATACCTCTCTTGAAGTGCCGTTACCAGTTCAGTGcactacagcatagaaaatcacactggctatcacagaCTTGTAATAGTTAAGTGTTTGGATGACATTGGGACAAAGAGGGAGAGTGGTGTCCAGAGCTCTAGGGAAGAGGGTGAAAAAGGGAAGTATATCAGTCCTCTTTTTCCTTTAAGCTGTACAACATGGGGTACACTAAGCAGGTTATGGGTGTCCTGTAGCAAAACTGGATCGATGTCCTTTCCCTTCTCAACACCTAGCAAACCAAAAGTGACTTTCATGCAGAACATGAGCCTTCAAGTCTTCTGGGTTGTCctcactctgtgtgtgtgtgtataagtgaAAACCGTTCCAATTGTCCCTCAGTGCTTTAGTGCTAAAAGTTCTCTGACTTCCTCTGTGATGATTTGCTACAGCATGTGAGTTCCATGTtacaaattacacatttttatatagcacttttcccatgcTCTGTGTgtcacagaaattcaaaatgaacaggaaaaaagcaggaaaaagatCAAGTACACAACATTggtttcaaaataacatcaacaaaaacactaactAAAGATACATACAGGAAACCAAAACAGATATTTCCAGAAAGGCCAGTACAAGTTCAGCAAGTCCCTCATTACTCCAGTAACAGTTTGGTAATGCTGGCCAACCTAATCACCACCCCAAAGTTGCCTACTTTTTAATGTTGTCACAGAGTAACTAACACAGCCTCTCAGTTAAAAGGCCAGGGTTCGCATTCTGAGTACTCCCTACATAGAGTTTGTAGGTTTTCTCTATTTCCATATTGGTTTCCTCCAGgctgctctgatttcctcccacagtccaaaataaTACTAGTTAGTTGGACTGGTGGTGCAGATTTGTACCTATGCTGTGTGCTCACCATGTAATGGGTGGGTCCtctgtccaggggttgttcctgcccgTGCCCATTGcttggtgggattggctccagggatggatggacttttttcAGGTTCATGACCAAATCTGGGCTCCCTATTTGTTTGCTTTCACTGGGCCAGTGTTTTGGGACCAATGTTACCCCGATGTGcaaaggaaaacagcaaagcTTTTTCATAGCATACCACCAAAAAtgagccaaatgcaaaatgttcaaacaaatgaACTAATGGCCTAAAACATTATTGTGCTATTGCACTACAACTGTTATGCACTCACCTATTCTGCGATGTTACAGATGTCGGAATCTATTAAGTATTTGTTCTATGaagaaacatttcattttgaaagtgaattTATATTAGTTGTACACATTGcctgttcttcaataaataatttttttcaaccTAGATTGTACAAATTTATGAAGGGGGTTCAAAATACACCTTTACCATTAACAGACATCTCAGCCTGTTGGTTGACCCCCAAAATTCAAAATCTTTGTGatgattgatattttttttttattgttgttacaGTGCCAAGGAaccaaaaatgcaaacaaataatttttgctATGCTTTTTTCTAGGTGTGCCCATTAAAATGTTAAAGTGATTGTTGTGGGTAGAATAAAAAAGGGAGTAAtcaaaatgacatcaagattcCATTACAGAAGAATGTATGATGAATTCATCACCAAGGGTGATTGACTGGCAGAGGTTGTGGAATATGGAAGTTACtttctgcaaaaaaggaaatgaaaaataaaattggtaaaaGAAAATGCATTCTCTCTATTGCCATCAGTGGAATAGTATTATGGATTATCAGTGAATGAGATGTATGTTCTAGGTTaaaccagaaaagaggaagtaaaataaaaaaaggattagATTTGGGCAGAAAGCTTTAAAATCAACTTAGCCGTTGTGGGAGAAAGAGTTAACGTTATGTATGATGTCATCTGTCTGACTAAGTTACCAAAAACTGGAACATGTGATGTACTTGTATGTACTGTGTAGTATGTGTAAgggtgtatgtactgtataatggcaAGTATTGGGAGTAAGAGATATTTTAGGAGTAATAGAAACTTTAAGTAGGGTATATAAAGCCCTGgctaatttttttacttaagacaTGTATGAACAGGAGAGTGTGATTTTTAATAACTGTTTTATATTCTGGTGCTACACGTTGCGGTTACACATATTACTGCGGGATGCGAGACGCACATATCCAAATAACAAGAAGAAACAATGTCAAATAAAACGATTACAACtaataactaatttaaaaaatagttaaaattaGGAGAAGAGTGAAGTGAAGTTAAAAGCTTGATGAGAAGCTACGTACAGGTATATGGAAACGCTCATTCTAGTGACTCTTCGGCTGTGCGCTTTTACACCAGCCGCACGGTAATTTACCCACCAATCAGAAAGGTGCGCGTGAAATTTGAAAGGTTTGCGAGGAAACGCTTACAATGCGTGAGTTCGTGGGTAAGGGGCGTCATAAGCAAACACAAAAAGATTGAAAAATCCCTTTAAATGGCATTTTAATCTCGGCACGACCTTCTGTAAGTAATGCACCCACTGACGTTTACGTATCTCCGCAAATAACTTATTTGACTCTGCTCATTATTTTTAAAGCAGGAAAGAACAACTCAGCTGTCCAACGACGTGAACGATTAATTGGTGGCGTTTCACTAGTGACGCCTGTTCTAATAAACACCACCGCACCATGTAATTGCAAAGTTCGTTGTAAATCAAATCCTTCCCAGTTTTGACAACAGAAGAGTGCACGTTTCGGATACAGAACCACGACTATCGCAGGTTTCGTGTAGGCATAAACGTGGAAAGTGCACGTTTCCACCTAAACGTCTCCGTGGCACTTAATTTAAAATCCTCCACGGCCGTGATCTGCAGCTGGCGTGCATGAAGTCAATGTCATAAAAGAGGTTGGACGAAGGTAGGACAGCAAtctcttttgttaatttagatGTCAAAATTGACTTTTCTATCAGTAAAATGTATTGAAGTCTACTGATTTAGTTTCTCTTCTGAAGTGTATTAGTATCTTTCTCCCTTGAATCAAAAGTTGCAAGACTTGCTGTGGCTAAGGTCTGCTTGAAAACGCTTTATAAAAAAGGTTAATACCAGTATACGTGGGATATATGAACTTCAGCTCTCGTCTGTCATTCGTCGTGCTGGAAGGAGGACTGTAGCTGACACTCGAAAAGGGGCGTTGCATTATGCAAATAAGAGAGATAAATGCGCTAGTGCTCGTTTGTTTGTTTATCTAATCGTATGACAAACTCGTGGACACCGAATCTCTCAATATCTCCCTTTACGatggaaaataagaaaattgCCTGAACTGGAGGTCGAAATCCAAACTTAGCATCGTTTATCAGTGACGACACCTCCGTCGGCTCCACGCCCCCTGCGTGTAGGAGAGGGAGGTGCTTACCTTTGGCGGTATGCCGGCCTGATTAGAGCGGGCAAAGGAGGCTCCTTTTTGAGGCGCAAAATTTAAACATTCACGAGGGAAAAAGGGATTTAACTGAAGATGTAACTCGTCGCGTGCCTCCTGTAACCATGGCTAAAATAACTCGGCCGGACGTTGCCATAGCGGCTGCTATTGGGCCGTTTCGGTTACTGGACCTCCTCCTCTGTCTGTCAACGTGCGGGTCTTTAAAGTACTCACCATCTTTACCTCAAagtaaatgtttgttttctttaagcaGAGTAAACGCAGAACAGCTGATTGTCACCTCTGTCAGTCTTCTCGCTGGATCTTAGGTAGGGTGgttctgctttttaaaatgatCATGTGGCACCCGAGAGGTTAAGCTTGTTAAAATAGTGATAATGTATGCAGTTTGAATTTTAATATCAAAAAGGAGATTAAATGATAAAGAGCATACTATAAGAATAAAGTTGCAACGAACGAGATAATTTTGAATAACAGACTCCGTGGTACTTCATAAATGTGTTTAAATACGTGGGCGATTTGTAAAATGGGTGTGCAGATCCAATTTCTGATGTGATAACCTGACACTCACTTTTTAACTCGCTCGTAACTAGAAATTTGTAATCctttaaattgtgaaaaaatatgaaatttaccATTTGCAAGGACCATAATGCTAAATGTTTGTAGAATGCGTTGATTTAAACTTTGTGATATCTTCTAGAGGGGCGTTTTGAGAGCACAAAGAAAGTTAAACGAAAAGCAGAATTTCTGTATGAACTGTTagtttacatacacacatttctagttCATTGATATAGATACTGCCATGTTAAATGATACAAGGAAGAAAATAAGTGACCATTCTCATTTAATATTCTGTAATGTTTCGACGTTTCAGAACTCTCATCtgtggttaaagaaaaagtgACATTAATTCGACGGggatagtttttaaatgatatgaTATTCGCGTGGTGTCAGATTCGACGCCCATTTGTGACAGGTGCAGTAGCGTTAGGTATGCCAAGGATGTCTTTCTGCTTGCCCCTGTACTAGAGAGGATAAATAAATAACGggaatcaattttattttataacttaaTACATACTATAAAAAAAGAACCAATTACGTACGAGAGGGAAAATACACACAAATTGATATTTACACTTTTTGTATTTTaccaatttctgttttcttcaggtttgttttttttctgttggtgtttgtaaattaaaaaaaaaatgaaagagtaaagaaatattgtatttttgaGAGTCTCAATAATCGTTAtccaacttatttttttatttgtagttattttatatatctgtattttttaagtttttcttgtGAGTTTCATCAATCGAGGGAGATGGACAAAGGCAGTAACATAAAGCATAGCTCTACACTTTCTCTGATATTTCTTTGTTGACTCCCAATTAAAGACCTACATTTTGCTGTCTTGGATGTATACAAGGATGACCATGTAATCAGTCTGTTGGATTGTGTGGAGGCTGACTTGGCCAGACCCGTAGGTGACTTTAAACACATCAACATGCATTCTGAGCCACGCTAGGCTGAGTTGTGAGGAAAGCCGGAGCCTAAATCTGAGCGCTGTGCAAGACTGAATTAATACAACCCTGGACAAGACACCAGTCTATTACAgagcatacacacaaacacacacactttaaacTCGGGGTGGGTCAATGCATCTCAAAATGCTTGGCGAAGTGATGTGTTGTCTGTTTATGTTCAAaagtataaatatgtaaaatatgtacagtataggcAAAATAGATCTTGAAGTGATTGGAAGGATTCCTTAGCTTGTGTGGAGTAACAAAATGTCAAATTTGTATgaagtaaagacaaaaaaaaagtgaaaacttaTATTCGAACATTAGTTTTTGACTTTGaaggaaatttgaaaaaaataaatatgaattattatatatggATAGTGACATTTGATTTTGCAGCCCTAACACCTTTCATATCTGCACACAAATAAAGCACAGACCTGCTATTCCACAGCCAGCATCAAATTTGCATTGTCTGTTCTAATGTCTTAGAAATTATTTTCCCAAGGATTGTGAAAATTTGATTCATCTGTATTTGGAGTAAATGCCCTCTTGCCCCCATTTTAACAATGGGGGCTATCACAGTGGTACTGTGTTGAGGTGCTTTTCCTTTAATGCTAAAAAGGTGTTCTTAACCAAGAAACAACCACTATAACCAGTGCTTTAATTGGTTTTGGATGAGTCCAATTcacttcatgtttttttgttttttgttttgttttgagagATGGCATTTTAAGAATGGATACTATCCCACCTTTTATGGGAGAATTTGTTCAAGTCATTGATGtggaacaatttaaaaagaaattaagagtGGAGGGAGATAGTTACTCCTGACCCTTAAATTTATTGAAATCAGGATTGGCAGCTAAAGGTTGGGTCCAGGAACTCCTATACCATCAAAACAGTTGTATCATTGCAGATTATTTGTCTATACTAGAATTCTTCATACTGGCCAAGGTATTTAATGAGCGTGCAGTGCTAAGCCACAGACTAGCCCACGAGCCTAAGGCTGAGATCAGTATGGGGAAACACTCATGTTATTTAGTTGTCTGTTTTATAAtatgtatttttctgtatttcagcAGTTTTTGACACTTTCTTCTGAAGATCCTATTGACTGTTTTGCACAGTAGTGGTACTGTGCAAAATATGGAGAAGAGCTTCCGGTCTGACGCCCTGAATCCCATTTATAAAAACAGCTGCATAACTTCTTCATTGGACCAAGGATTTAGCGAGTCATTGCAGACTTCTGGGTATAAACTGAATGAAACTAAGGACACATCAAGGATTCTTGATGAGGTGCAAGATTGCTTTGAAGAATCTACAGAAAACGTCAGCTTGCCGAAATATGCTCTTGCAAAATCTTCAAGCAAAAACCGGCAAAATATTAAAAGCCCAACATACTGCACTTCAAGAGACAAAAGTTATGTTTCTTCTGGTTTCTATGAGACACCTAGAGCATCTAAAAAACATGCCTCTCTTCGACGGCAGCTACTTGTCTCAAAAACTGTTTCAGAGGGCAGGAAAGGCCATGCTAGATCCTCACTTGAAAGCCGAGACTATTCCTGTCGACGGGTTGACAGTCTTGAAGATGGTTCTTTACACAGCTCTCTTGATTCACCAGAAAAGGATAACTTTGTAGCCTTAGCAACTagcactttaaaaaatgaagaatctACTGCTTCCGGtgttaaaaggtttttattttctcaaatgaGAACTTCAACACTTGAAGACCTGGAAAATGAGAAGAATCCTCCTTTAGCACTTAGCCTGTCAGAGATTCAGCATGACCTTGATGAAAGTATTATTTCTTCTTTCCAATGTGACTCTGTTAGCCCAGAACTTTTTATAACCCCTCAGCTCAAGAAGTTCTCAAAGTCATATCCTGATCAGTTTCTTACTCCAGTAGGTCACCTTGTGGATAGCTTTAATCTGAATTTGTCTGTCTTAACAACTCCACCTGTGACTCCAATAGCAGAGATTGACACGTCAACAACAGAGGACAGTGGTTTCAATTCTGTTGGCCTTCATAAATCACAGGATTCCTTTATGGATCATGATGGATCATTTCAGGAATTATTGCACTCAAGAGATAAAGAAACACCACAGTCTTTTGAATCTAAGAGAAGGTCACGGCTGGACCGAAATCGAAGACTATCTACACTACGAGAAGGTGGATCGCAATCTGAAGAGGAGGCAGTCTCTAATGGGAAAAATTCAAGAGCAGCTACATTCAAATGCCATAAAAAGGAGGATCACATCCCCAAAGAAGATGCTGATTTGTCTATAAATGAAGTTTCCAATAATAAAGGGATATTAAATCTAACAGACTTGTCTCAAACCCCTGCACTGCAAGTCATGCATACAATTTGCTTAAGAG is drawn from Polypterus senegalus isolate Bchr_013 chromosome 15, ASM1683550v1, whole genome shotgun sequence and contains these coding sequences:
- the fbxo43 gene encoding F-box only protein 43, with the protein product MEKSFRSDALNPIYKNSCITSSLDQGFSESLQTSGYKLNETKDTSRILDEVQDCFEESTENVSLPKYALAKSSSKNRQNIKSPTYCTSRDKSYVSSGFYETPRASKKHASLRRQLLVSKTVSEGRKGHARSSLESRDYSCRRVDSLEDGSLHSSLDSPEKDNFVALATSTLKNEESTASGVKRFLFSQMRTSTLEDLENEKNPPLALSLSEIQHDLDESIISSFQCDSVSPELFITPQLKKFSKSYPDQFLTPVGHLVDSFNLNLSVLTTPPVTPIAEIDTSTTEDSGFNSVGLHKSQDSFMDHDGSFQELLHSRDKETPQSFESKRRSRLDRNRRLSTLREGGSQSEEEAVSNGKNSRAATFKCHKKEDHIPKEDADLSINEVSNNKGILNLTDLSQTPALQVMHTICLRGVRSQHAKTPGENVFDFSGSFELFQPSASLAGLIGRKMGLKHVDILAELKYRNLKHILALILNRLSPEDIHSFGQVSLVWDEIILQDKIIRRRRRAYIKELKAIAKQDNRSHMPDTETRLNVQNRSPLKSVQAQQRLSSSMTPVLTLTPLNGTSRKVVNSASKQDAFIMVAKTLLNDECLKSCPRCRYPAKCHKEKKQGICSWEECAFDFCTECLRAFHGSKECETFSVHRRNNKEALPGSAKSKRNLKRL